One part of the Triplophysa rosa linkage group LG5, Trosa_1v2, whole genome shotgun sequence genome encodes these proteins:
- the ltb4r2b gene encoding leukotriene B4 receptor 2b gives MGSDNASASMDNTTTTNHNNIAFTFGALILSIVFLLGVPGNLFIIWSVLARARKRSVTTLLILNLACADGFLMCLTIFFIIYLAKQNWIFGGVMCKVLFYLCNTNMYASIMIITLMSLHRLVAVVWPAHLAACTRKRRVSCLLAGMWIVVFLLALPAVIFRAEEERNVNGKRLILCAVNHTRSEHAVFQYTLETAVGFLVPYAIIVGSYVCILRRLRQTRFRKMIRSENLIHAIIITFCIFWLPYHANNLLQVVAALTPDTSPLKQRLGNIGQSSRAATSALAFISSCANPVLYTFAGRSYIKADGLAFMARLFEGTVLNYNARTLETLSGSKAHNLLGLERRHNLQR, from the exons ATGGGATCAGACAATGCCAGCGCCTCCATGGACAACACGACGACAACGAATCACAACAACATCGCTTTTACCTTCGGTGCCCTCATCCTCAGCATCGTCTTCCTCCTGGGAGTTCCCGGCAACCTCTTCATTATTTGGAGCGTCCTGGCCCGCGCGCGCAAGCGCTCCGTCACCACCCTGCTCATCCTTAACCTGGCATGCGCAGATGGTTTTTTGATGTGTCTGACTATTTTCTTTATCATATACCTTGCCAAGCAGAACTGGATATTTGGGGGTGTCATGTGCAAAGTGCTCTTCTACCTGTGTAACACGAACATGTACGCTTCCATCATGATCATTACGCTGATGAGTCTGCACAGACTGGTAGCTGTGGTGTGGCCCGCACACTTGGCAGCTTGCACTCGTAAACGGAGAGTATCATGTTTGCTTGCGGGCATGTGGATCGTCGTTTTTCTTCTGGCGCTCCCGGCTGTGATATTCAGAGCCGAAGAAGAGAGAAATGTCAATGGGAAGCGTCTCATCCTGTGTGCAGTCAATCACACCCGATCAGAACAC GCGGTTTTCCAGTACACCCTCGAGACAGCGGTAGGCTTCTTGGTTCCATATGCGATCATAGTGGGGAGTTACGTGTGCATTCTCCGCCGCCTCAGACAGACCAGGTTCAGGAAAATGATCCGAAGCGAGAACCTCATTCATGCCATTATTATAACATTCTGCATCTTCTGGCTGCCTTACCATGCTAATAATCTATTGCAA GTGGTGGCAGCGCTTACCCCAGATACGTCGCCTTTAAAACAGAG ACTGGGGAACATCGGACAGTCCAGCCGCGCCGCTACGTCTGCTCTGGCTTTTATCAGCAGCTGTGCCAACCCTGTCCTCTACACCTTCGCTGGACGCTCCTACATCAAAGCAGATGGCCTGGCGTTCATGGCTAGACTTTTTGAAGGCACTGTGCTCAACTACAACGCGCGGACGCTAGAGACTTTGTCAGGCTCCAAAGCTCACAATCTGTTAGGGCTGGAACGCAGACACAACCTTCAACGTTAA